One Faecalispora anaeroviscerum genomic window carries:
- a CDS encoding TetR/AcrR family transcriptional regulator — protein METKINNRTKEQGAETKKRLFECAEKLFQQYDYKDVSVEAITKAAGVTKGTFYVHFDSKDALYIALFSTYVEHLDLDYTAFLDSLPPDLPAADTLMAFIGEIIDLMVDKVGYDNLRTVYKLQLTNALDMHTITGYGRGIYKLFSDILDRGIQRGEFKTSLPLEILTKHFVMEIRGLTYEWCIRYPDFNLKEQVLAHFRLLLYGITTNEG, from the coding sequence ATGGAAACGAAAATAAACAATCGGACAAAGGAACAGGGCGCGGAAACCAAGAAAAGATTATTTGAATGCGCGGAGAAGCTGTTTCAGCAATATGATTATAAAGATGTCAGCGTAGAGGCCATTACAAAAGCAGCTGGGGTAACCAAAGGCACATTTTATGTGCATTTTGATTCCAAAGACGCGCTGTATATCGCTCTTTTCTCAACTTATGTGGAGCATCTGGATCTGGATTATACGGCCTTTCTTGATAGTTTGCCACCTGATCTGCCGGCTGCCGATACCCTTATGGCCTTTATCGGAGAAATCATCGACTTGATGGTGGACAAGGTCGGTTATGACAACCTGAGGACCGTCTATAAGCTGCAGCTCACAAATGCGCTGGATATGCATACTATTACAGGATACGGCCGGGGGATATACAAGCTTTTCAGCGATATACTTGATCGGGGGATACAACGGGGAGAATTCAAAACTTCTCTGCCTCTTGAAATATTGACAAAGCATTTTGTGATGGAAATCAGAGGGCTTACCTATGAATGGTGCATACGCTATCCTGACTTTAACTTAAAGGAGCAGGTTCTGGCGCATTTTAGATTATTGCTGTATGGAATCACGACTAATGAGGGCTGA
- a CDS encoding helix-turn-helix domain-containing protein, translating to MATDYSHLLAEYPEKICHDQFYRICRISKRKATWLLENGYIPCEDTGKKTRRFKIRITDVVEYLTRLEDSPESLLTPPGIFSSGIKYRPKRRAEVQIDAGKFMEMLKKKWSSFPDALTVGDVIKMTGYSQTAVSQWISKEKLFGVWYYNKYLIPKDCLIEYMATKAHRITQKSKKHMDLIQQYQVGQTPTECRKTS from the coding sequence ATGGCAACTGACTACTCTCACCTTCTGGCTGAATACCCGGAAAAGATATGTCACGACCAATTTTACAGAATTTGCAGAATAAGCAAACGAAAAGCCACATGGCTTTTAGAGAACGGGTATATCCCCTGCGAGGATACAGGGAAAAAGACCCGTAGGTTCAAAATCCGGATAACGGATGTGGTAGAATACCTTACCCGCTTAGAAGATTCTCCGGAGTCCCTGCTGACACCTCCCGGAATTTTTTCAAGCGGAATAAAATATAGACCCAAGCGTCGGGCAGAGGTTCAAATAGATGCGGGTAAATTCATGGAGATGCTAAAGAAAAAGTGGAGCAGCTTTCCGGATGCCCTTACCGTGGGCGATGTCATAAAAATGACGGGCTACAGCCAAACCGCAGTATCACAATGGATATCCAAAGAGAAATTATTCGGAGTGTGGTACTACAACAAATACTTGATACCAAAGGACTGCCTGATAGAATACATGGCAACCAAAGCTCACCGCATCACTCAGAAATCAAAGAAGCATATGGACTTGATACAACAGTACCAAGTTGGACAGACACCGACTGAATGTCGAAAAACCTCATAA
- a CDS encoding DNA adenine methylase, which produces MSWIGGKKSLRELIVTLFPLYYERYIEVFGGGGWILFHKFPGNDFEVYNDFNGLLVNLYRCVRDKPEELMDALRYVLNARADFDHVKNTLARDSPASDVQKAAWFYQLIRYSYASGLTSYGSQPHDIRSNFPLIEQAHRRLAKVVVENKDFEKLIGQYDRPVSFFYCDPPYFETENYYKNVGEDGFTEKDHIRLRDALLRIEGKFLLSYNDCEFIRELYDTPGIQIDSYTRINNIKQRYDNGAQFPEILIANYDMRERTREAPSQLNLFDDGGIEL; this is translated from the coding sequence ATGTCTTGGATCGGTGGCAAGAAATCCCTGCGTGAGCTGATCGTCACCCTTTTTCCCCTCTACTATGAAAGATACATCGAGGTATTCGGCGGGGGCGGCTGGATTCTTTTTCATAAGTTCCCCGGCAATGACTTTGAGGTGTACAACGATTTTAATGGGTTATTGGTCAATCTTTACCGCTGTGTGCGGGATAAGCCAGAGGAACTCATGGACGCACTGCGTTATGTTCTCAATGCCCGTGCAGATTTTGACCATGTCAAAAATACCCTTGCCCGTGACAGCCCTGCCTCGGATGTGCAGAAAGCCGCTTGGTTTTATCAGCTCATCCGCTACAGCTACGCATCGGGGCTGACGAGCTACGGCAGCCAGCCACATGATATTCGGTCCAATTTTCCGCTGATTGAGCAGGCCCACAGGCGGCTTGCCAAAGTGGTCGTTGAAAACAAGGACTTTGAGAAGCTGATTGGGCAGTATGACCGCCCCGTTAGTTTCTTCTACTGTGACCCGCCGTACTTTGAAACAGAGAACTACTACAAAAACGTAGGCGAGGATGGCTTTACAGAAAAAGACCATATCCGCCTGCGGGATGCACTGCTGCGGATTGAGGGCAAATTCCTGCTGTCCTACAATGACTGCGAATTTATCCGGGAGCTATATGATACACCGGGCATTCAAATCGACTCCTATACCCGAATCAACAACATCAAGCAAAGGTATGACAATGGGGCGCAGTTCCCTGAAATCCTCATTGCCAACTACGATATGCGAGAACGGACGAGGGAGGCTCCTTCACAGCTCAACTTATTTGATGACGGAGGGATTGAACTCTGA
- a CDS encoding antirestriction protein ArdA encodes MDKQSRNRLPEQCLFMNANGEIMRIEYGKPGFSRSELNTENRKANQVIVNSYNEKHGITAEQVDTMHQGALFGWNVPQLSQQEHSGMEGGRIFEVEISRPGSFGAETSSTLKLPATPYQILDALDKARITDKRVIYSTKIIGCELDYLPQFIGTNANLYELNHLTERLSSLNEWELDCFEGMVMMDTIRTQYSPIAIDRLINMTHSMKDCHVVYEAHNDSTLGKFYADNDFVPELENVPDEIYECLDFGKIGKEMREGEGGVFTPHGYVVQNGEISQTYHSGDAVPLEKPDYTVLLRITKGYFNDPQYDNNLVAFLKLPADDEMLSQAVEAVKAASPEECVFSAADCMIPSLTEKIEDSLYESEGDRYGLVNELAQQLRHIKEENGVLTYKAMLETTPADISLEDALDLAFLTGEFEILSETASPADYAEKEVQRMMSFESDDGLEQFCNLEGYGRYLMEKYGIAETPYGLLEQQNGRTVEQCLNRPSQSHGMEMK; translated from the coding sequence TTGGATAAACAATCAAGGAATAGGCTTCCCGAACAGTGCCTGTTCATGAATGCGAATGGCGAAATTATGCGCATTGAATATGGGAAGCCAGGATTCAGCCGCTCCGAACTCAACACGGAGAATAGAAAGGCAAACCAGGTAATTGTCAACAGCTACAATGAGAAGCACGGCATTACAGCCGAACAGGTCGATACCATGCATCAAGGGGCGCTGTTTGGCTGGAATGTTCCCCAGCTTTCCCAACAAGAGCATTCCGGCATGGAAGGCGGCCGTATTTTTGAAGTGGAAATTAGCCGCCCCGGTTCATTTGGTGCGGAGACTTCCTCCACTCTCAAGCTCCCTGCTACACCATACCAAATATTGGATGCGCTGGACAAGGCCCGCATCACCGATAAACGTGTCATCTATTCTACGAAAATCATAGGCTGCGAGCTGGACTATCTGCCTCAGTTTATCGGCACGAATGCGAACCTATATGAGCTGAATCATCTGACCGAGCGTTTGTCCTCATTAAACGAATGGGAGCTGGACTGCTTCGAGGGGATGGTCATGATGGATACCATCCGGACCCAATACTCCCCCATCGCAATAGACCGCCTCATCAACATGACCCACAGCATGAAGGACTGCCATGTCGTCTATGAAGCCCATAACGACAGCACCCTCGGTAAATTTTATGCGGATAACGACTTTGTGCCGGAACTCGAAAATGTGCCGGATGAAATTTACGAATGCCTGGACTTCGGTAAAATTGGCAAAGAGATGCGTGAGGGCGAGGGTGGCGTATTCACTCCACATGGCTATGTGGTCCAAAATGGCGAGATTTCGCAGACCTACCATAGCGGTGATGCCGTCCCCTTGGAAAAACCGGATTATACCGTGCTTCTCCGTATCACCAAAGGGTATTTTAACGATCCGCAATATGATAACAATCTGGTTGCTTTCCTGAAGCTCCCCGCGGATGATGAGATGCTCTCTCAAGCCGTTGAAGCGGTGAAAGCAGCATCACCGGAGGAATGTGTATTCTCCGCTGCGGACTGCATGATACCCTCCCTTACTGAAAAAATCGAAGATTCCCTATATGAATCGGAGGGCGACAGATACGGCTTGGTCAATGAATTGGCACAGCAGCTCCGCCACATCAAAGAGGAAAATGGTGTCCTGACCTACAAAGCGATGCTGGAAACAACCCCTGCGGATATTTCGTTAGAGGATGCGCTTGATCTTGCTTTTCTGACGGGGGAATTTGAGATTCTGTCCGAAACTGCTTCTCCCGCCGATTACGCTGAAAAGGAAGTTCAGAGGATGATGTCATTTGAAAGCGACGATGGCTTGGAGCAATTCTGCAACTTGGAAGGATACGGGCGGTATCTCATGGAGAAATACGGCATTGCCGAAACCCCTTATGGACTGCTTGAACAACAAAATGGTCGGACGGTGGAGCAATGCCTTAACCGTCCAAGCCAGAGCCACGGCATGGAAATGAAATAG
- a CDS encoding DUF4314 domain-containing protein, with protein sequence MRHQQEFLKFIKEQYPPGTRIRLTEMQDPYAPVPSGMEGTINFIDDAGQFHMKWDNGRSLALIPGVDKFSVIPQPLQTLKLYMPLAVMQYERDEWGSLEEYPSELDQGTILSYHDRILAAILKERMPEETERGLMEYYHGDDSVSQKVKSLFFTVEQVGNKLMGVAECRVQGDLNDAELEQLKDYASGQASDGFGEGFEQHPIKIGSDELYVSLWTASRDWSITTKDELEAMSQQMGGMHLG encoded by the coding sequence ATGAGACATCAGCAAGAATTTCTGAAATTTATAAAAGAACAGTATCCGCCCGGCACCCGCATTCGGTTAACAGAAATGCAAGACCCCTATGCGCCTGTGCCGTCAGGTATGGAGGGAACAATTAACTTTATTGACGATGCAGGCCAGTTCCACATGAAATGGGATAACGGCCGATCCCTCGCTCTCATCCCAGGCGTAGATAAATTTTCGGTTATCCCACAGCCCCTCCAAACGCTAAAGCTGTATATGCCTCTGGCTGTGATGCAGTATGAACGCGATGAATGGGGCTCTTTGGAGGAATACCCCTCGGAACTCGACCAGGGAACGATACTTTCCTATCACGACCGAATCCTTGCCGCCATCCTCAAGGAGCGGATGCCGGAGGAAACGGAACGAGGACTCATGGAATATTATCACGGGGATGACAGCGTAAGTCAGAAAGTGAAGTCCCTCTTTTTCACAGTGGAGCAAGTTGGGAACAAGCTGATGGGTGTGGCTGAATGCCGGGTACAAGGGGATTTGAATGATGCGGAGCTGGAGCAGCTCAAAGATTATGCTTCTGGTCAGGCATCAGATGGTTTCGGTGAGGGCTTCGAGCAGCATCCGATTAAGATTGGCAGCGATGAACTATATGTCAGCCTTTGGACGGCGTCAAGGGACTGGAGCATAACGACAAAGGATGAATTAGAGGCTATGAGCCAGCAAATGGGAGGAATGCATCTTGGATAA